From the genome of bacterium, one region includes:
- a CDS encoding carbamate kinase, translating into MTVESRIAVVALGGNAISSPDERDTIANQFKHSRSALQGVTELLHRGYRLAVSHGNGPQVGNALLRVELASERAPELPLGVIVADTEGGMGYMIEQCLQNVFLRKGYGKIEVVTLVTQVVVDPQDPALTNPSKFIGQFYTESEAQQKAQESGWTVKPNGTRGWRRVVGSPMPLEILNRNVIRTLVHAGTVVIAAGGGGIPVYRETDGWLEGVDAVIDKDRASAVLARDIDAHDLFILTATPFVSLHFGTPEQRDLKQLKATEAQRYLDEGHFPAGSMGPKIEAAIKFLREGGERVLICDLERFVESLDGASGTWILPD; encoded by the coding sequence ATGACGGTCGAATCTCGAATTGCCGTAGTCGCACTGGGCGGAAACGCGATTTCTTCGCCGGACGAACGGGACACGATTGCCAACCAGTTCAAGCACTCCCGCAGCGCGCTGCAGGGTGTGACCGAATTGTTGCATCGTGGCTATCGGTTGGCCGTAAGCCACGGCAACGGTCCACAGGTCGGCAATGCGCTCTTGCGCGTTGAGTTGGCCAGTGAGCGTGCGCCCGAGTTGCCGCTGGGTGTGATCGTGGCGGACACCGAAGGCGGCATGGGTTACATGATTGAGCAGTGCCTGCAAAATGTGTTTTTGCGCAAGGGTTATGGCAAGATTGAAGTCGTAACTCTGGTGACGCAGGTGGTCGTTGACCCGCAGGATCCGGCTCTCACCAATCCGAGCAAATTTATCGGTCAGTTTTATACGGAATCCGAAGCACAGCAGAAGGCCCAGGAATCAGGCTGGACTGTGAAGCCGAACGGTACCCGCGGCTGGCGCCGGGTTGTGGGCAGCCCGATGCCATTGGAGATTCTCAATCGCAACGTGATTCGCACGTTGGTCCATGCGGGGACCGTGGTGATCGCGGCGGGCGGCGGCGGCATTCCAGTGTATCGTGAAACGGACGGCTGGCTCGAGGGCGTGGATGCGGTGATTGACAAAGACCGGGCGTCGGCCGTGCTGGCGCGTGACATCGACGCGCACGATCTGTTTATTCTAACGGCAACTCCGTTTGTGTCATTGCACTTCGGTACGCCAGAGCAGCGCGACCTGAAACAGCTCAAGGCGACCGAAGCGCAGCGCTATTTGGATGAAGGCCACTTCCCGGCGGGAAGTATGGGGCCGAAGATTGAAGCCGCGATCAAGTTCCTGCGTGAGGGTGGCGAGCGCGTGCTGATTTGCGATTTGGAGAGATTTGTTGAAAGCCTCGACGGTGCTTCGGGCACCTGGATATTGCCGGATTAA